The Alnus glutinosa chromosome 7, dhAlnGlut1.1, whole genome shotgun sequence genome includes a region encoding these proteins:
- the LOC133874306 gene encoding uncharacterized protein LOC133874306, with product MGLLCQKKMKQGLLLWRNPCQHSLSLPPLPFPNPTTKRPILVISANTQQELTARERRRLRNERRESKGTTNWREQVEERLIKKPKKRYASWIDELNLNNLAELGPQWWVVRVSRIKVHEAAELLARSLAKNYPDIDFKVYAPAIHVKRKLKNGSHSVTSKAVFRGCVFLRCVLNKEIHDFILECDGVGGFVGSKVGNTKKQINKPRPVSVVDMEAIFRQAKEEQEKTDRAFEEDQQKGNLNSEMLSVDSQLDPNDETKSVMDLKPKRKSRKASDPLTDGSSTAKDYKLLVPGSTVRVISGTLAEFVGNLKKMNRKTGKATVGFTLFGKESLVDLDVNDIIAETN from the exons ATGGGTCTCCTCTGTCAGAAGAAGATGAAGCAAGGACTTCTACTATGGAGGAATCCTTGCCAacactctctctccctacctCCCCTTCCTTTTCCAAACCCCACAACAAAACGCCCCATTCTAGTCATCTCCGCCAACACCCAGCAGGAGCTCACGGCGAGGGAGAGGAGGCGGCTCAGGAACGAGAGGAGAGAGAGCAAAGGCACCACCAATTGGAGAGAGCAAGTTGAGGAGAGGCTCATCAAGAAGCCCAAGAAGAGGTACGCCTCTTGGATTGATGAGCTCAACCTCAATAACCTCGCTGAGTTGGGTCCCCAGTGGTGGGTTGTTCGGGTCTCCCGGATAAAGGTCCATGAGGCCGCCGAACTCCTCGCTCGCTCACTGGCTAAGAACTACCCGGACATTGATTTCAAG GTCTATGCTCCAGCCATCCATGTGAAGAGGAAATTGAAGAATGGTTCTCACTCAGTCACATCAAAGGCCGTGTTTCGTGGGTGTGTTTTTTTAAGATGTGTACTGAATAAAGAGATACATGACTTCATATTAGAGTGCGATGGAGTTGGGGGTTTTGTTGGTTCCAAAGTCGGAAATAC GAAAAAACAGATCAACAAACCTAGGCCAGTATCTGTTGTTGATATGGAAGCGATCTTTAGACAGGCAAAAGAGGAACAAGAAAAAACTGACCGAGCTTTTGAGGAAGACCAGCAAAAAGGAAACCTCAACTCGGAGATGCTCAGTGTTGACTCTCAGTTAGATCCCAATGATGAAACAAAATCTGTTATGGATTTGAAGCCAAAAAGGAAATCCAGAAAAGCTTCTGATCCTCTCACAGATGGTTCATCTACAGCGAAGGATTATAAGCTCCTTGTCCCAGGTTCAACTGTTCGAGTTATATCTGGAACTCTTGCAGAATTTGTAGGCAACCTTAAGAAGATGAATCGCAAAACTGGAAAG GCAACTGTGGGGTTCACACTATTTGGGAAGGAAAGTTTGGTAGATCTAGATGTCAATGATATTATTGCAGAGACTAACTAA